Within the Mobula birostris isolate sMobBir1 chromosome 31, sMobBir1.hap1, whole genome shotgun sequence genome, the region TCATTTGATACAGCAACAACTACACATTAGAAGTGGGCCATTGACTGTGATGTGCTTTGGGAGCCCTGAAGTTTGTGAATGTTATCACCTTGTCCAATTAACTTTCCTGATACAACGCGTGCACGGCCTACACTCTCTCCTTTGGATCCACCACAGCGCCGACATGGGCCACCAGCAGCTCTACTGGTCTCACCCCCCAAAATTCGGACAGGGCTCCCGCTCCTGCCGCGTGTGCGCGAACCGTCACGGATTGATCCGGAAGTATGGTCTGAACATGTGCCGGCAATGCTTTCGACAGTACGCCAAGGACATCGGCTTTGTCAGGTTGGACTTAATTACGAATGGAGCAAGACTGCAATGAGGAAAAAGGACTCTGGTGTACTCAGCTGTGATGATCTGACAAGCAAACGTTCTGTAATGCTCCAattttgtaaataaaagttccTTCTTGTTGgtgctgaaaaaaaaacaacacaatgGTGTGAGCTCCCGGCGATGTAAAGCCCTCTAGTGGCAACTTGGACCTTAGAGGCATTggtcatttggagtattgtgagcagttttgggcccaatatCTAAGAAGGAATGTGCcaacattggagagagtccagagaaggtttacaagaattatcctgggaatgaaagagttaatgcaacatgagatggctctgggcctgtactcactggggtttagagaatgatgggagatctcattgaaacctatcgaatactgaaaggtctagatagagtggacatggagcagatgtttgcagatgtttccaatagtgggagagtcttggatcagagagcatagcctcagaatagatatccctttaggacagagaagaagaagaaaaaggaagcccttaactccaagtggagtcttcgggacgctgtcatgacggcgtttttttttagcaggctttcttatttctacgaggctga harbors:
- the LOC140190785 gene encoding small ribosomal subunit protein uS14-like; translated protein: MGHQQLYWSHPPKFGQGSRSCRVCANRHGLIRKYGLNMCRQCFRQYAKDIGFVRLDLITNGARLQ